The Neomonachus schauinslandi chromosome 11, ASM220157v2, whole genome shotgun sequence genome contains a region encoding:
- the THAP12 gene encoding 52 kDa repressor of the inhibitor of the protein kinase isoform X1 translates to MPNFCAAPNCTRKSTQSDLAFFRFPRDPARCQKWVENCRRADLEDKTPDQLNKHYRLCAKHFETSMICRTSPYRTVLRDNAIPTIFDLTSHLNNPHSRHRKRIKELSEDEIRTLKQKKIDETSEQEPKHKEINNSNAQNPSAEEGGEEQDEDILPLTLEEKENKEYLKSLFEILILMGKQNIPLDGHETDEIPEGLFTPDNFQALLECRINSGEEVLRKRFETTAVNTLFCSKTQQKQMLDICESCIREETLREVRDSHFFSIITDDVVDIAGEEHLPVLVRFVDESHNLREEFVGFLPYEADAEILAVKFHTTITEKWGLNMEYCRGQAYIVSSGFSSKMKVVASRLLEKYPQAVYTLCSSCALNIWLAKSVPVVGVSVALGTIEEVCSFFHRSPQLLLELDNVISVLFQNNEEKGKELKEICHSQWTGRHDAFEILVDLLQALVLCLDGINSDTNIRWNNYIAGRAFVLCSAVTDFDFIVTIVVLKNVLSFTRAFGKNLQGQTSDVFFAASSLTAVLHSLNEVMENIEVYHEFWFEEATNLATKLDVQMKLPGKFRRAQQGNLESQLTSESYYKETLSVPTVEHIIQELKDIFSEQHLKALKCLSLVPSVMGQLKFNTSEEHHADMYRSDLPNPDTLSAELHCWRIKWKHRGKDIELPSTIYEALHLPDIKFFPNVYALLKVLCILPVMKVENERYENGRKRLKAYLRNTLTDQRSSNLALLNINFDIKHDLDLMVDTYIKLYTTKSELPTDNSETIENT, encoded by the exons ATGCCGAACTTCTGCGCTGCCCCCAACTGCACGAGGAAGAGTACGCAGTCGGACCTGGCCTTTTTCAGGTTCCCGCGGGATCCGGCCAG aTGCCAGAAGTGGGTGGAGAATTGTAGGAGAGCAGACTTAGAAGATAAAACACCTGATCAACTAAATAAACATTATCGattatgtgccaaacactttGAGACCTCTATGATCTGTAGAACT agtccttaTAGGACAGTTCTTCGAGATAATGCAATACCAACAATATTTGATCTTACCAGTCATTTGAACAATCCACATAGTAGACACAGAAAACGAATAAAAGAATTG aGTGAAGATGAAATCAGgacactgaaacagaaaaaaa TTGATGAAACTTCTGAACAGGAaccaaaacataaagaaataaataacagcaatGCTCAGAATCCCAGTGCAGAAGAAGGGGGTGAAGAACAGGATGAAGACATTTTACCTTTAACccttgaagagaaagaaaacaaggaatacttaaaatctttatttgaaattttgattcttatgggaaaacaaaacatCCCTCTGGATGGGCATGAAACTGATGAAATCCCAGAGGGTCTGTTTACTCCGGATAACTTCCAAGCACTGCTGGAGTGCCGGATAAATTCTGGTGAAGAGGTTCTGAGAAAGCGCTTTGAGACAACAGCAGTTAACACATTGTTCTGCTCGAAAACACAGCAGAAACAGATGCTAGACATCTGTGAGAGCTGCATTCGGGAGGAGACCCTCAGGGAAGTGAGAGACTCCCACTTCTTTTCCATCATCACTGATGACGTAGTGGACATAGCAGGGGAAGAACACTTGCCTGTGTTGGTGAGGTTTGTTGATGAATCTCATAACCTGAGAGAGGAATTTGTGGGCTTCTTGCCTTATGAAGCTGATGCAGAAATTTTGGCTGTAAAATTTCACACTACGATAACTGAGAAGTGGGGGTTAAACATGGAGTATTGTCGTGGCCAGGCTTACATTGTGTCCAGtggattttcttccaaaatgaaaGTCGTTGCTTCTAGACTTTTAGAGAAATATCCCCAAGCTGTCTACACACTTTGCTCTTCCTGTGCCTTAAATATATGGTTGGCAAAATCAGTGCCTGTTGTGGGAGTATCTGTTGCGTTAGGAACAATTGAGGAAGTTTGTTCTTTCTTCCATCGATCTCCACAATTGCTTTTGGAGCTTGACAATGTAATTTCTGTCCTCTTTCAGAACAATGAGGAAAAGGGTAAAGAACTGAAGGAAATCTGCCATTCTCAGTGGACAGGCAGGCATGatgcttttgaaattttagtgGACCTCCTACAAGCACTTGTTTTATGTTTAGATGGTATAAATAGTGATACAAATATTAGATGGAATAACTATATAGCTGGTCGAGCTTTTGTACTCTGTAGTGCAGTAACAGATTTTGATTTCATCGTTACCATTGTTGTTCTTAAAAATGTTCTATCTTTTACAAGAGCCTTTGGGAAAAACCTTCAAGGGCAAACctctgatgtcttctttgcagccAGTAGCTTGACTGCAGTGCTGCATTCACTAAATGAAGTGATGGAAAATATTGAAGTTTATCATGAATTTTGGTTTGAAGAAGCCACAAATTTGGCAACTAAGCTTGATGTTCAGATGAAACTCCCTGGGAAATTCCGCAGAGCCCAGCAAGGTAACCTGGAATCTCAGCTCACTTCTGAGAGTTACTATAAAGAAACTCTAAGTGTTCCAACAGTGGAACACATTATTCAGGAACTGAAAGATATATTCTCAGAACAGCACCTCAAAGCTCTTAAATGCTTATCTCTTGTACCCTCTGTCATGGGACAGCTCAAATTTAATACATCGGAGGAGCACCATGCTGACATGTacagaagtgacttgcccaatcCCGACACACTCTCAGCTGAGCTGCATTGCTGGAGAATCAAGTGGAAACACAGAGGGAAAGATATAGAGCTTCCATCCACCATTTATGAAGCCCTGCATCTACCAGACATTAAGTTTTTTCCTAATGTTTATGCATTGCTAAAAGTCCTATGTATTCTTCCTGTGATGAAGGTTGAGAATGAACGCTATGAAAATGGGCGAAAGCGTCTCAAAGCATACCTGAGGAACACTTTGACAGACCAAAGGTCAAGTAACTTGGCTTTGCTTaacataaattttgatataaaacaTGATCTGGATTTAATGGTGGACACATATATCAAACTCTATACAACTAAGTCAGAGCTTCCTACAGATAACTCAGAAACCATTGAAAATACCTAA
- the THAP12 gene encoding 52 kDa repressor of the inhibitor of the protein kinase isoform X2, translated as MICRTSPYRTVLRDNAIPTIFDLTSHLNNPHSRHRKRIKELSEDEIRTLKQKKIDETSEQEPKHKEINNSNAQNPSAEEGGEEQDEDILPLTLEEKENKEYLKSLFEILILMGKQNIPLDGHETDEIPEGLFTPDNFQALLECRINSGEEVLRKRFETTAVNTLFCSKTQQKQMLDICESCIREETLREVRDSHFFSIITDDVVDIAGEEHLPVLVRFVDESHNLREEFVGFLPYEADAEILAVKFHTTITEKWGLNMEYCRGQAYIVSSGFSSKMKVVASRLLEKYPQAVYTLCSSCALNIWLAKSVPVVGVSVALGTIEEVCSFFHRSPQLLLELDNVISVLFQNNEEKGKELKEICHSQWTGRHDAFEILVDLLQALVLCLDGINSDTNIRWNNYIAGRAFVLCSAVTDFDFIVTIVVLKNVLSFTRAFGKNLQGQTSDVFFAASSLTAVLHSLNEVMENIEVYHEFWFEEATNLATKLDVQMKLPGKFRRAQQGNLESQLTSESYYKETLSVPTVEHIIQELKDIFSEQHLKALKCLSLVPSVMGQLKFNTSEEHHADMYRSDLPNPDTLSAELHCWRIKWKHRGKDIELPSTIYEALHLPDIKFFPNVYALLKVLCILPVMKVENERYENGRKRLKAYLRNTLTDQRSSNLALLNINFDIKHDLDLMVDTYIKLYTTKSELPTDNSETIENT; from the exons ATGATCTGTAGAACT agtccttaTAGGACAGTTCTTCGAGATAATGCAATACCAACAATATTTGATCTTACCAGTCATTTGAACAATCCACATAGTAGACACAGAAAACGAATAAAAGAATTG aGTGAAGATGAAATCAGgacactgaaacagaaaaaaa TTGATGAAACTTCTGAACAGGAaccaaaacataaagaaataaataacagcaatGCTCAGAATCCCAGTGCAGAAGAAGGGGGTGAAGAACAGGATGAAGACATTTTACCTTTAACccttgaagagaaagaaaacaaggaatacttaaaatctttatttgaaattttgattcttatgggaaaacaaaacatCCCTCTGGATGGGCATGAAACTGATGAAATCCCAGAGGGTCTGTTTACTCCGGATAACTTCCAAGCACTGCTGGAGTGCCGGATAAATTCTGGTGAAGAGGTTCTGAGAAAGCGCTTTGAGACAACAGCAGTTAACACATTGTTCTGCTCGAAAACACAGCAGAAACAGATGCTAGACATCTGTGAGAGCTGCATTCGGGAGGAGACCCTCAGGGAAGTGAGAGACTCCCACTTCTTTTCCATCATCACTGATGACGTAGTGGACATAGCAGGGGAAGAACACTTGCCTGTGTTGGTGAGGTTTGTTGATGAATCTCATAACCTGAGAGAGGAATTTGTGGGCTTCTTGCCTTATGAAGCTGATGCAGAAATTTTGGCTGTAAAATTTCACACTACGATAACTGAGAAGTGGGGGTTAAACATGGAGTATTGTCGTGGCCAGGCTTACATTGTGTCCAGtggattttcttccaaaatgaaaGTCGTTGCTTCTAGACTTTTAGAGAAATATCCCCAAGCTGTCTACACACTTTGCTCTTCCTGTGCCTTAAATATATGGTTGGCAAAATCAGTGCCTGTTGTGGGAGTATCTGTTGCGTTAGGAACAATTGAGGAAGTTTGTTCTTTCTTCCATCGATCTCCACAATTGCTTTTGGAGCTTGACAATGTAATTTCTGTCCTCTTTCAGAACAATGAGGAAAAGGGTAAAGAACTGAAGGAAATCTGCCATTCTCAGTGGACAGGCAGGCATGatgcttttgaaattttagtgGACCTCCTACAAGCACTTGTTTTATGTTTAGATGGTATAAATAGTGATACAAATATTAGATGGAATAACTATATAGCTGGTCGAGCTTTTGTACTCTGTAGTGCAGTAACAGATTTTGATTTCATCGTTACCATTGTTGTTCTTAAAAATGTTCTATCTTTTACAAGAGCCTTTGGGAAAAACCTTCAAGGGCAAACctctgatgtcttctttgcagccAGTAGCTTGACTGCAGTGCTGCATTCACTAAATGAAGTGATGGAAAATATTGAAGTTTATCATGAATTTTGGTTTGAAGAAGCCACAAATTTGGCAACTAAGCTTGATGTTCAGATGAAACTCCCTGGGAAATTCCGCAGAGCCCAGCAAGGTAACCTGGAATCTCAGCTCACTTCTGAGAGTTACTATAAAGAAACTCTAAGTGTTCCAACAGTGGAACACATTATTCAGGAACTGAAAGATATATTCTCAGAACAGCACCTCAAAGCTCTTAAATGCTTATCTCTTGTACCCTCTGTCATGGGACAGCTCAAATTTAATACATCGGAGGAGCACCATGCTGACATGTacagaagtgacttgcccaatcCCGACACACTCTCAGCTGAGCTGCATTGCTGGAGAATCAAGTGGAAACACAGAGGGAAAGATATAGAGCTTCCATCCACCATTTATGAAGCCCTGCATCTACCAGACATTAAGTTTTTTCCTAATGTTTATGCATTGCTAAAAGTCCTATGTATTCTTCCTGTGATGAAGGTTGAGAATGAACGCTATGAAAATGGGCGAAAGCGTCTCAAAGCATACCTGAGGAACACTTTGACAGACCAAAGGTCAAGTAACTTGGCTTTGCTTaacataaattttgatataaaacaTGATCTGGATTTAATGGTGGACACATATATCAAACTCTATACAACTAAGTCAGAGCTTCCTACAGATAACTCAGAAACCATTGAAAATACCTAA
- the GVQW3 gene encoding protein GVQW3 isoform X2 has translation MSDRYLEQRISIKFCVKLNKSASETHHLLKEAYGNEVMSRARVFDWHKRFKEGREDVRDDARSGRPVTHRTDENIQKVKDLVCSNRRLTVRMMAEELNLDKETVRLILKENLNMRKVSAKVISGILKDEPKPRRFDFQSDLSKETRKNSSCVRKKITSSETWTHLQCEAGGEIPLPVSHPQNHYPASQLLQASSSTSLPSRAAQDWFTPW, from the coding sequence ATGAGTGACCGCTATCTAGAACAAAGGATTAGTATCAAGTTTTGCGTGAAATTGAACAAGTCTGCAAGTGAGACCCACCACCTTTTGAAAGAAGCTTATGGGAATGAAGTCATGTCAAGGGCCCGAGTTTTCGACTGGCACAAAAGATTTAAAGAAGGGCGGGAAGACGTTCGAGATGACGCCCGAAGTGGTCGTCCAGTCACCCACCGGACGGATGAAAATATCCAGAAGGTCAAGGACTTGGTTTGTTCAAACAGGCGGTTGACTGTGAGGATGATGGCCGAAGAGTTAAATTTAGATAAAGAAACCGTTAGactcattttgaaagaaaacttGAATATGAGGAAAGTTTCTGCAAAAGTTATATCAGGTATTTTGAAGGATGAACCTAAACCTCGGAGATTTGACTTTCAGTCTGATCTTTCAAAGGAAACTAGGAAAAATAGCTCGTGTGTAAGGAAAAAGATAACAAGTTCTGAAACATGGACTCATCTCCAGTGTGAAGCTGGTGGGGAAATACCTCTGCCTGTATCCCATCCCCAAAACCACTACCCTGCCAGCCAGCTTCTGCAGGCTTCATCATCAACAAGCCTTCCCTCCAGGGCAGCTCAGGATTGGTTCACCCCATGGTGA